In Chitinophaga nivalis, a single genomic region encodes these proteins:
- a CDS encoding DoxX family membrane protein codes for MKKKILFILSLLFGLMFINAGLNKFFNYMPVPKDLPESMVKVMTAFMQVSWLIPLVGVAEVVGGVLFITNKYRALGAIIIFPVMIGILLINITAAPSGLPIALVLLAINLWVIFENRAKYAPMLRA; via the coding sequence ATGAAAAAGAAAATCCTTTTTATACTCAGCCTGTTATTTGGGTTGATGTTCATCAATGCAGGACTCAATAAGTTTTTTAATTACATGCCGGTTCCCAAGGATTTACCGGAAAGCATGGTGAAGGTCATGACCGCCTTTATGCAGGTAAGCTGGCTGATTCCATTGGTGGGTGTGGCAGAAGTAGTAGGTGGTGTGTTGTTTATTACCAATAAATACCGGGCACTGGGTGCGATTATTATTTTCCCGGTGATGATCGGTATTTTGTTGATCAATATCACAGCAGCACCATCCGGCCTGCCTATCGCATTGGTCCTGCTGGCGATCAACCTGTGGGTTATTTTTGAAAACAGAGCCAAGTACGCACCTATGCTCCGGGCATAA
- a CDS encoding immunoglobulin domain-containing protein, producing the protein MSTHMMLSPFSLFIKKQACLLLFFLCGTGTVQAQPVPCIRATTQTNTLVNCASGCAVRNPDLAVDNDVTTYAELENTGPGGQSRIFLQFPSTGRVGDSIRIVFSGLTSTDVSKLKNVSIGTYEGTVDNNDLSSLNTIGAVFTGPASSLTVTFPAKKAFDKVYVVLSAITSSGAPGILRVNYAQYMRPAPTVANTSVSVCKGGSATLQATAPANAVFKWYTQPVGGTAIFTGASFTTPALDNTTVYYAETTGITSGCTQPSRTKVTVNVLSVVSTFKKLSGSTFGGKLSDRIYDMVSILRPFDVEKKQYVLVGTSNSGAVGQVPAWPYRKPEMLVIRLDSGYQQQEEKRIANANGLALTASDFGGEVVMAVGYGRGRKETEEGIYRRYSLRDSEDKLTFSGIRIQDGNMRATTITNGENFLDFLIGGITFNDIDEPQLTQYNNGKADIWVAELGRTLNPNWYHVWGGTETDILTSAAVTADGGYILAGYTNSADGDVTDGNNGAEDVWIIKVNADGVIQWDKTYGGSLSDKAAKILQTADGGYLIAGTTASSDQDVTGGNKGLDDFWVIKTDSLGKKQWDKTYGGSSFDVLTALLPLSDGGYLLGGYTRSSNGDITSGNKGEDDFLLMTITEDGQKMGDLTLGGSKTDRLYALQPALLANENEPANKYVAAGYTYSADGDITTGNKGLEDAWIIKVQITNGCPLATRQAMQKNNKKNSEPVKKQRRH; encoded by the coding sequence ATGTCTACACACATGATGTTATCCCCGTTTTCCCTGTTCATAAAGAAACAGGCTTGTTTGTTATTGTTTTTTTTATGCGGGACGGGTACCGTACAGGCGCAGCCCGTACCCTGTATACGTGCGACTACCCAAACGAATACGCTCGTCAATTGTGCCAGTGGCTGCGCGGTCAGAAATCCTGATCTGGCAGTCGATAATGATGTGACAACGTATGCTGAACTGGAAAATACCGGCCCTGGCGGACAAAGTCGGATTTTCCTGCAATTTCCATCTACCGGCCGTGTGGGAGATAGTATCCGGATAGTGTTTTCCGGATTAACCAGCACCGATGTCAGTAAACTTAAAAATGTCAGTATCGGTACTTATGAAGGGACTGTCGATAATAATGACCTGAGTTCCCTGAACACCATAGGTGCGGTATTTACAGGACCCGCGTCTTCACTGACAGTTACATTTCCTGCGAAAAAAGCATTTGACAAGGTATACGTTGTTTTGAGCGCCATTACCAGTAGTGGCGCTCCGGGTATACTCCGGGTAAACTATGCGCAGTACATGCGCCCGGCTCCTACGGTTGCCAATACCAGTGTATCTGTATGCAAGGGTGGTTCCGCCACCTTACAGGCCACCGCGCCTGCCAATGCGGTGTTCAAATGGTATACACAACCGGTTGGTGGAACGGCCATATTTACCGGTGCCAGCTTTACGACACCAGCCCTCGATAATACCACCGTGTATTATGCGGAAACCACGGGTATTACCAGTGGTTGTACCCAGCCTTCCCGAACAAAAGTGACCGTGAATGTACTGTCGGTGGTGAGTACTTTCAAAAAACTGTCGGGCAGTACTTTTGGCGGTAAACTATCTGATCGGATATATGATATGGTCTCGATTCTTAGACCTTTTGATGTGGAAAAAAAGCAATATGTATTGGTGGGTACCTCCAATAGCGGCGCAGTGGGTCAGGTGCCCGCCTGGCCTTACAGAAAACCGGAAATGCTGGTGATCCGGCTGGATTCGGGCTATCAGCAACAGGAAGAAAAAAGAATTGCTAATGCTAATGGTCTGGCGCTGACTGCCTCAGATTTTGGAGGGGAAGTTGTAATGGCGGTGGGTTATGGCCGGGGGCGCAAGGAGACGGAAGAGGGCATATATCGTAGGTATTCCCTTCGTGATTCCGAAGACAAGTTAACATTTTCCGGCATCCGGATTCAGGATGGAAATATGCGGGCCACTACCATTACCAATGGTGAAAATTTTCTGGATTTTCTGATAGGAGGGATTACTTTTAACGATATAGATGAGCCCCAACTGACGCAGTACAATAATGGGAAAGCAGATATATGGGTGGCAGAATTGGGGCGAACTCTCAATCCGAACTGGTATCATGTTTGGGGCGGTACTGAAACCGACATTTTAACCAGTGCGGCCGTAACTGCCGATGGTGGTTATATCCTGGCCGGCTATACGAATTCTGCAGACGGTGATGTGACGGATGGTAACAACGGAGCGGAAGATGTCTGGATCATTAAAGTAAATGCCGATGGCGTAATACAGTGGGATAAAACCTATGGTGGCAGCTTGAGTGATAAAGCAGCTAAAATTCTACAAACAGCCGATGGCGGCTATCTGATTGCCGGTACTACGGCTTCGTCCGACCAGGATGTCACCGGAGGGAATAAAGGTCTGGATGATTTCTGGGTGATCAAAACAGATAGCCTGGGTAAAAAACAATGGGATAAAACCTATGGTGGCAGCAGTTTTGATGTGCTGACGGCCTTGCTGCCATTGTCTGACGGCGGATATCTACTGGGAGGCTATACCCGTTCATCCAATGGAGATATCACTTCCGGCAATAAAGGAGAAGATGATTTTCTGCTGATGACCATTACGGAAGATGGGCAGAAAATGGGCGACCTGACATTGGGTGGCAGTAAAACCGACCGGTTGTATGCCTTACAACCCGCACTGCTGGCTAATGAGAATGAGCCGGCCAATAAATATGTAGCAGCAGGGTATACTTACTCTGCAGATGGAGATATAACAACGGGTAATAAAGGATTGGAAGATGCCTGGATCATAAAAGTACAAATCACCAATGGGTGCCCGCTTGCGACCCGCCAGGCTATGCAAAAAAACAATAAAAAAAACAGTGAGCCGGTAAAAAAACAACGCAGACATTAA
- a CDS encoding immunoglobulin domain-containing protein, whose product MPTQMLFAPFRLLRKQRVCLLLFFLCLTSMMQAQPVPCIRATTQTNTTINCASGCAVRNPDQAVDNDVTTYAELENTGPGGQSRIFLQFPSTGRAGDSIRIVFSGLTSTDVSKFRNVTIGTYDGNVDNNDLDPLNAIDAVFTGTAPSLTVTFPAEKPFNKVYIVLSIITNAGAPSILRVNYAQYMRPAPTVANTSVSVCKGGSATLQATAPANAVFKWYTQPVGGTAIFTGANFTTPALDNTTVYYAETTGITSGCTQPSRTKVTVNVLPVVSTFKKLSGKTFGGKFSDRVYDMVTIPNSIHVPEKRQYVLIGTSNSGPEGPGAVPEGSYWKPEMLLTRLDSGYHQLSEKRNGPANGQAVAATSLVVDNYIYDDVLAAGYGEDFRTIQEAIYTLYSAYTGREESGEFTGRRTDDGSARATVAISTQKDTSFLVGGFSFNDNYAPLGQVQYNNGKADIWVRKLGINILATSKWERMWGGTENDILTSAATTADGGYILAGYTNSADGDVTDGNNGAEDVWIIKLNADGRKQWDKTYGGSLSDKAAKIIQTADGGYLIAGTTASSDKDVTSGNKGLEDFWVIKTDSLGKKQWDKTYGGSDFDVLTALLPLSDGGYILGGYTRSSNGDITSGNKGEDDFLLITITADGQKMGDLTLGGSKTDRLFALQPALLADEHDLANKYVAAGYTYSKDGDITTGNKGLEDAWIIKIQITNGCPLATRQALQKANKKTGQPIKKQRKH is encoded by the coding sequence ATGCCTACACAGATGTTGTTTGCCCCATTTCGCCTGCTGAGGAAACAGCGGGTTTGTTTGTTATTGTTTTTTTTATGCCTGACAAGTATGATGCAGGCGCAGCCCGTGCCCTGTATACGTGCCACTACCCAAACGAATACGACCATTAATTGTGCCAGCGGCTGCGCGGTCAGAAATCCTGATCAGGCTGTCGATAATGATGTAACCACCTATGCGGAACTGGAAAATACCGGCCCTGGCGGACAAAGCCGGATTTTCCTGCAATTCCCGTCTACCGGCCGCGCGGGAGATAGTATCCGGATTGTATTTTCCGGACTAACCAGTACCGATGTCAGTAAATTTAGAAATGTAACCATCGGTACCTATGACGGAAATGTTGATAATAATGACCTGGATCCATTGAATGCCATTGATGCGGTATTTACAGGAACTGCGCCATCACTAACGGTTACGTTTCCTGCAGAAAAACCATTTAACAAGGTATATATTGTCCTGAGTATCATTACCAATGCCGGCGCCCCCAGTATCCTGCGGGTGAACTATGCGCAGTACATGCGACCGGCTCCTACGGTCGCCAACACCAGTGTATCTGTATGCAAGGGTGGTTCTGCCACCCTACAGGCCACCGCGCCTGCCAATGCGGTGTTCAAATGGTATACACAACCGGTTGGTGGCACGGCCATATTTACCGGCGCTAATTTTACGACACCAGCCCTGGATAATACCACTGTATATTATGCAGAAACGACTGGTATTACCAGTGGCTGTACCCAGCCTTCCCGGACAAAAGTAACCGTGAACGTACTACCGGTAGTGAGTACTTTCAAAAAACTATCCGGTAAAACCTTTGGTGGTAAATTTTCTGATCGGGTATATGATATGGTTACTATTCCCAATTCTATTCATGTACCGGAAAAGCGGCAATATGTATTGATAGGTACTTCCAATAGTGGCCCGGAGGGACCAGGTGCGGTTCCCGAAGGTTCTTATTGGAAGCCGGAAATGCTGTTGACCCGCCTGGATAGCGGCTATCACCAATTGTCGGAAAAAAGAAATGGTCCTGCCAACGGACAAGCAGTAGCCGCCACCAGTTTGGTGGTCGATAACTATATTTATGATGATGTGCTGGCAGCTGGTTATGGCGAGGATTTCAGAACCATACAGGAAGCTATATACACCCTTTATAGTGCTTATACGGGTAGAGAGGAAAGTGGCGAATTTACCGGCCGCCGTACGGATGATGGTAGTGCGCGGGCTACTGTTGCTATTAGCACCCAAAAAGATACCAGTTTCCTGGTAGGAGGATTCTCTTTTAATGATAACTATGCTCCTCTTGGTCAAGTTCAGTACAATAATGGGAAAGCAGATATATGGGTGAGAAAGTTGGGTATAAATATCCTTGCAACTTCAAAATGGGAGCGCATGTGGGGTGGTACGGAGAATGATATTTTAACCAGTGCAGCCACAACTGCGGATGGTGGTTATATCCTGGCCGGCTATACGAATTCTGCAGATGGAGATGTGACAGATGGTAATAACGGAGCAGAAGATGTCTGGATCATTAAATTAAATGCCGATGGCAGAAAACAGTGGGATAAAACCTATGGTGGCAGTTTAAGTGATAAAGCCGCGAAGATTATACAAACCGCAGATGGTGGTTATCTGATTGCCGGCACGACTGCCTCGTCAGATAAGGATGTTACCAGTGGTAATAAAGGCCTGGAAGATTTCTGGGTGATTAAAACAGATAGCCTGGGTAAAAAACAATGGGATAAAACCTATGGCGGCAGCGATTTTGATGTGCTGACGGCCTTGCTGCCACTGTCTGACGGCGGTTATATACTGGGAGGTTATACCCGTTCATCCAATGGGGACATCACTTCCGGCAATAAAGGAGAAGATGATTTTCTGCTGATTACCATTACGGCAGACGGACAAAAAATGGGTGACCTGACATTGGGCGGCAGTAAAACCGACCGGCTGTTTGCCCTGCAGCCCGCACTACTTGCCGATGAGCATGATCTTGCTAATAAATATGTAGCAGCAGGCTATACCTATTCTAAGGATGGAGATATAACAACGGGTAATAAGGGATTGGAAGATGCCTGGATTATAAAAATACAAATCACCAATGGTTGCCCGCTTGCTACCCGGCAGGCTCTTCAAAAAGCCAACAAAAAAACCGGACAGCCCATTAAAAAACAACGTAAACATTAA
- a CDS encoding Ig-like domain-containing protein: protein MFSHFTLPRSRPYLLHPFLLLLGLLLISTSTLRAQNVPCDAATSQTNATSGLCVGCYVDKPDLAVDNDTTTASSLHVILGLLGGYAEQTLQFPFTGNTGDSIRLLLSFPVNLLDLGVLSSVQVATYNGTIYNGDRKAINAVALRLISPERAEVTLLATKSYNRVEVRLNSGVLQLLNAVNIHYASRLLTAPKVAKDTVTICEGNTATLQATAPAGVTFNWYTQATGGTAVSAGATFITPVLYTTTTYYVAAVSASGCASKLRTPVKVVVNPAPSTPIALGDTLSICTGSRTTLKAIGDSGNVFKWYLQETGGTAIFTGATFVTPVLTATTVYYVEAVDNKGCSSQRSSVTVTVNPLPAQPDVKLTPACKGQNATLAVVTPVAGTVYSWYATATSVTPLAIGNTFSFRQDSTSITYFVSATRNGCISVRKAITATALPAPLPPTVAKDTVAICKGATATLQATGPAGATFSWYTQATGGTSVFTGATFITPALSATTTYYVAATATSGCASTVRTPVTVVVNPLPATPVVQGEVPAVCTGGSTRVRVRIIDSSYVFNWYLQPAGGTAIFTGATFNTPALTDTTTYYVEAVNSQGCSSARLSITVIVNPLPPQPDVTLTPACIGQNATLSVVAPVAGTSYSWTKSNGVVLTFGNSYTFRQDSASVTYFVSASRNGCSSARKAVTATALPTPAPPTVAKDTVFSHAGDSVRLSATSSNPISWYNAATGGTRLFQGSVYVVAPTATTTYYVQADGTSGCSSARKPVTVKVLPNGAGPSGAIAIYKFSNNLNDASGNNYNGTATTGSVGYQQDVVANQAGLFNNTFVTIKSGATSSSILPKKTLTAAYWVNIASSSSVETVVVNGSLQDNQTEGGWGVGYQNSSMFFFLQGANNTAGFYLRGDQNIQNNTWYHVVATYDGTTMSLYLNGALYASTTTVSGDIVYQGLNSDVFGIGAFQDENEFYPVNGRIDEVYVYGRTLSATEVKTFYDSYQFGLVEPFNRPASGAKTPVATSQATSNTAKVSNTLKVFPNPSGGEIKLEGLTDFAGSFITVTDLQGRRVQQDVLKGNTYLLKQPAGIYVITVTTAQKKVMQTKVVIQ, encoded by the coding sequence ATGTTTTCGCATTTTACACTTCCCCGCAGCAGGCCATACCTGTTGCATCCTTTTTTGTTACTACTAGGACTGTTGCTGATCAGCACCAGCACCTTGCGGGCACAAAATGTGCCCTGCGATGCGGCTACCTCGCAAACGAATGCTACCAGCGGACTTTGCGTGGGCTGTTATGTAGATAAGCCGGATCTGGCTGTAGATAACGACACCACCACGGCTTCTTCCCTGCATGTCATACTGGGGTTATTAGGCGGATATGCAGAACAAACCTTGCAGTTCCCGTTTACCGGTAATACCGGCGACAGTATCCGGTTATTGCTGTCTTTTCCGGTGAATTTACTGGACCTGGGCGTGTTGTCCAGTGTGCAGGTAGCCACGTATAATGGCACGATCTATAATGGCGACCGGAAGGCTATTAATGCGGTGGCGTTGCGCTTAATCAGTCCGGAACGGGCAGAAGTGACACTGCTGGCAACCAAGTCCTATAATAGAGTAGAAGTACGCCTGAACTCCGGCGTATTACAACTGCTGAATGCGGTCAACATCCATTATGCTTCCAGGTTACTAACCGCACCAAAAGTGGCAAAAGATACTGTGACTATTTGTGAAGGTAATACCGCAACGTTGCAGGCTACTGCACCTGCGGGTGTGACTTTTAACTGGTATACCCAGGCTACCGGTGGCACGGCCGTATCTGCCGGCGCTACGTTTATTACCCCGGTACTGTACACTACAACTACCTATTATGTTGCAGCAGTTAGTGCTTCCGGTTGCGCCAGTAAGTTACGTACCCCTGTTAAAGTAGTGGTGAATCCGGCGCCATCCACACCGATTGCGTTGGGAGACACCCTGTCTATTTGTACCGGTTCGCGCACCACGCTAAAGGCGATTGGCGATTCCGGCAATGTATTTAAGTGGTATCTGCAGGAAACCGGTGGTACGGCCATTTTCACCGGTGCTACCTTTGTAACGCCGGTATTAACGGCTACTACTGTTTATTACGTAGAAGCGGTAGATAACAAGGGATGCAGTAGTCAGCGTTCGTCCGTGACCGTTACCGTGAACCCATTACCGGCACAACCGGATGTTAAGCTCACCCCGGCCTGTAAAGGACAGAATGCTACCCTTGCTGTGGTAACACCTGTAGCCGGTACTGTTTACAGTTGGTATGCTACTGCTACCAGTGTTACGCCGCTGGCCATTGGTAATACGTTCTCTTTCAGGCAGGACAGTACCAGTATTACTTATTTTGTAAGTGCTACCCGTAATGGTTGTATCAGTGTGCGTAAAGCCATAACCGCTACTGCATTGCCGGCACCATTGCCGCCGACAGTGGCAAAAGATACCGTGGCCATTTGTAAAGGTGCAACGGCTACGTTGCAGGCTACCGGACCGGCCGGTGCTACTTTTAGCTGGTATACCCAGGCTACCGGTGGTACTTCCGTATTTACCGGTGCTACCTTTATTACTCCGGCACTCTCCGCTACAACTACTTATTATGTCGCAGCGACGGCTACTTCCGGTTGTGCCAGTACGGTACGTACCCCCGTTACCGTAGTGGTAAACCCATTGCCGGCTACACCTGTTGTACAGGGAGAAGTGCCTGCTGTTTGTACAGGTGGAAGCACCCGGGTCAGGGTCAGGATTATCGACTCAAGCTATGTATTTAACTGGTACCTGCAGCCAGCCGGTGGTACGGCTATCTTTACCGGTGCGACCTTTAATACGCCGGCATTAACGGATACTACTACCTATTATGTAGAAGCAGTGAATAGTCAGGGATGTAGTAGTGCCCGTTTATCCATTACCGTTATTGTAAATCCGCTGCCACCCCAACCGGATGTTACCCTCACCCCGGCCTGTATAGGACAAAATGCTACGCTTTCTGTAGTAGCTCCTGTAGCCGGTACGAGTTACAGCTGGACTAAGAGCAATGGTGTAGTACTAACCTTTGGTAATTCCTATACTTTCAGGCAGGATAGTGCCAGTGTCACTTATTTTGTAAGCGCCTCCCGTAATGGGTGTAGCAGCGCCCGTAAGGCCGTAACGGCTACCGCGCTGCCAACGCCGGCACCACCAACAGTAGCAAAAGATACCGTGTTCTCACACGCGGGTGATAGTGTCAGACTTAGCGCTACCAGCAGCAATCCGATTTCCTGGTATAATGCCGCTACCGGCGGTACACGCCTGTTCCAGGGTAGTGTTTATGTAGTAGCACCTACTGCCACTACTACCTATTATGTACAGGCAGATGGCACCAGCGGTTGCAGCAGTGCCAGAAAACCGGTAACGGTAAAGGTATTGCCTAATGGCGCCGGCCCATCGGGAGCCATTGCTATCTACAAGTTCTCCAATAACCTGAATGATGCCTCCGGCAATAACTATAACGGCACCGCCACTACGGGGTCTGTCGGATATCAGCAGGATGTGGTGGCCAATCAGGCGGGCCTTTTTAATAATACGTTTGTTACCATTAAATCCGGCGCAACATCATCGTCTATTTTACCTAAGAAGACATTAACAGCTGCTTACTGGGTCAATATTGCCAGCAGCAGTAGTGTGGAAACTGTTGTCGTAAATGGATCGTTGCAAGATAATCAAACTGAAGGTGGCTGGGGAGTCGGATATCAAAATAGTTCCATGTTTTTTTTCCTGCAGGGGGCTAATAATACTGCAGGATTTTATTTAAGAGGAGACCAGAATATACAAAATAATACCTGGTATCACGTAGTGGCAACCTATGACGGTACTACCATGAGCCTTTATCTCAATGGAGCGCTTTATGCCAGTACCACCACAGTAAGTGGTGATATCGTATACCAGGGACTGAATTCAGACGTTTTTGGTATAGGTGCGTTTCAGGACGAGAATGAATTTTATCCCGTTAATGGCCGCATAGATGAAGTATACGTGTATGGCAGGACATTATCTGCTACAGAAGTAAAAACATTCTACGATTCCTATCAGTTTGGTTTGGTAGAACCTTTCAATAGACCGGCCAGCGGTGCCAAAACACCGGTTGCAACCAGTCAGGCTACCAGTAACACGGCTAAGGTGAGTAACACTTTAAAGGTGTTCCCGAATCCATCCGGCGGTGAAATTAAACTGGAAGGACTGACCGACTTTGCAGGTAGCTTCATTACCGTGACGGATCTGCAGGGTAGAAGGGTACAGCAGGATGTACTGAAAGGAAATACCTATCTGTTAAAACAACCGGCAGGTATTTATGTGATCACAGTAACAACCGCACAGAAAAAAGTAATGCAGACGAAAGTGGTCATTCAATAG